One window from the genome of Manis pentadactyla isolate mManPen7 chromosome 15, mManPen7.hap1, whole genome shotgun sequence encodes:
- the EXOSC5 gene encoding exosome complex component RRP46, with the protein MQADAKIRNESGTESDPRAPGCSLRHFACEQNLLSRPDGSASFLQGVYGPAEVKVSKEIFNKATLEVILRPKIGLPGVAEKSRERLIRNTCEAVVLGTLHPRTSITVVLQVVSDAGSLLACCLNATCMALVDAGLPMRALFCGVTCALDSDGTLMLDPTVKQEKEARAVLTFALDSVEQKLLMSTTKGLYSDAELQQCLAAAQAASRHVFRFYRESLQRRYSKS; encoded by the exons ATGCAGGCTGACGCGAAGATCCGCAATGAGTCTGGAACAGAATCCGATCCTCGGGCCCCCGGCTGCAGTCTCCGGCACTTTGCCTGCGAGCAGAACTTGCTGTCTCGGCCAGATGGCTCTGCCTCTTTCCTGCAAG GCGTGTACGGGCCAGCCGAGGTGAAGGTCAGCAAAGAGATCTTCAACAAGGCCACCCTGGAAGTGATCCTGAGGCCGAAGATCGGGCTGCCTG GCGTAGCTGAGAAGAGCCGGGAGCGGCTGATCCGGAACACGTGTGAAGCCGTGGTGCTGGGGACACTGCACCCCCGCACCTCCATCACCGTGGTGCTGCAGGTCGTCAGTGATGCTGGCTCG CTCCTGGCCTGTTGCCTGAACGCCACCTGCATGGCACTGGTGGATGCGGGATTGCCTATGCGGGCCCTGTTCTGTGGGGTCACCTGTGCCCTGGACTCTGATGGGACCCTCATGCTGGACCCCACAGTCAAGCAAGAAAAG GAGGCCCGGGCAGTCCTGACCTTTGCACTCGACAGTGTGGAACAGAAGCTGCTGATGTCCACCACCAAGGGGCTCTACTCCGATGCTGAG ctccagcaGTGCCTGGCTGCGGCCCAGGCCGCCTCGCGGCATGTCTTCCGCTTCTACCGAGAATCACTGCAGAGACGTTACTCCAAGAGCTGA
- the TMEM91 gene encoding transmembrane protein 91, protein LRHSRPPSRPPGAEPGAHPLPRPRALRARGAESRALGARRPSASGSAGLRGPGIREWVLSEGRRTCRPVTASDSGWDGGSLLSPLLPHDHLGLAVFSMLCCVWPVGIAASSLAQKGRCEDRMRTVACSVHTNEAWAKGDVRGAGAASRRAFLLGSWLLGWCTYVAALVTLAACLASQDPP, encoded by the exons CTTCGGCATTCAAGGCCCCCTTCCCGGCCGCCGGGGGCGGAGCCCGGAGCCCACCCCCTTCCTCGCCCCCGCGCGCTGCGGGCCCGGGGCGCGGAGAGCAGAGCCCTCGGAGCGCGCAGACCCAGCGCCAGTGGAAGCGCGGGGCTCAGAGGTCCCGGCATACGAGAGTGGGTACTGAGTGAGGGGCGCAG GACGTGTCGTCCAGTGACAGCGAGCGACTCAGGCTGGGATGGGGGCAGCCTTCTCTCCCCGCTCCTACCCCACGACCACCTGGGCTtggctgtcttctccatgctgtgctgtgTCTGGCCTGTGGGCATCGCTGCCTCCTCTCTGGCTCAGAAG GGTCGCTGTGAGGATCGAATGAGGACAGTGGCATGTAGTGTGCAC ACGAACGAGGCGTGGGCCAAGGGGGACGTCCGGGGAGCAGGGGCCGCCTCCCGCCGCGCCTTCCTGCTGGGGTCGTGGCTGTTGGGCTGGTGCACTTATGTGGCTGCCCTGGTGACCCTGGCCGCCTGCCTCGCCTCTCAAGACCCGCCCTag